The following proteins are co-located in the Castanea sativa cultivar Marrone di Chiusa Pesio chromosome 8, ASM4071231v1 genome:
- the LOC142605884 gene encoding uncharacterized protein LOC142605884 — protein MCITFISLNVPEEQVHAFTSYWLKNSSYSNNYNPNSRNHPYLSYKSDNVLNPPAPRNFNSPHASSSRTSLEDALNTFIQKQSEQNQKFESMLTRLDEEVRETKSHITRLTNSLSGIERGKLPSQTQPNPINQNLKIGSKDKHEEVKAVTILRGGKEIDISAPLITKKSKETSVEKEKVETESLGLDDIEQCPIPPPFPQALKLPRKLDTASEILEHLHQVKRNLPLLHYQASVCICQDLGAGVNLIPFSVYQKLGLGELKPTSITLQLADHSIREPRGIVEDVNGIMQLTFGSMTLELNIFHVAKQPHEDDDYAYVNLIEAVVQEEFWKNNR, from the exons ATGTGCATCACTTTCATCAGTTTAAATGTGCCAGAAGAACAAGTACATGCATTCACTTCATATTGGCTaaaaaattcttcatattctaATAATTATAATCCAAATTCGCGAAACCATCCGTATTTGAGTTATAAGAGTGACAATGTGTTGAATCCTCCTGctccaaggaattttaattcACCACATGCATCATCATCTAGAACTTCCTTGGAGGATGCACTTAATACTTTCATTCAAAAGCAAAGTGAGCAAAATCAAAAGTTTGAATCCATGCTCACTAGGCTAGATGAAGAGGTAAGAGAGACCAAGAGTCATATAACTAGGCTTACAAATTCATTGAGTGGGATAGAGAGAGGGAAGCTTCCTTCCCAAACTCAACCCAATCCCAtcaatcaaaatctaaaaattggcTCTAAGGATAAACATGAGGAAGTAAAAGCTGTGACCATTTTGAGGGGTGGTAAAGAGATTGATATAAGTGCTCCTTTAATAACTAAGAAATCTAAGGAGACCTCAGTTGAAAAAGAGAAGGTTGAAACTGAGTCACTTGGGCTTGATGACATTGAACAATGTCCAATCCCTCCACCATTTCCACAAGCCTTAAAATTACCTAGGAAATTGGACACCGCATCTGAGatattagagcatttgcatcaagtCAAAAGAAATTTGCCATTATTGCATTATCAAGCAAGTGTCTGCATATGCCAAG ATCTTGGGGCAGGTGTTAATTTGATCCCTTTCAGTGTATATCAAAAACTTGGACTTGGTGAGTTGAAACCTACTTCAATAACTTTACAGTTGGCTGATCACTCTATAAGGGAACCGAGAGGGATTGTTGAGGATGT GAATGGAATAATGCAACTCACTTTTGGTTCCATGACTTTGGAGCTAAACATATTTCATGTGGCTAAACAACCACACGAGGATGATGACTATGCCTATGTGAACCTCATTGAGGCAGTGGTTCAAGAAGA GTTTTGGAAGAACAACAGATGA